ATGATCGAAGCCACATCGCGACCAGCCCGGACCCTGGACCGCCTCACCCCTGCCCAGGCGCACCCTCTCCGCTCTCGCGAGCCAGTCGTAGGATCGAATCATTAGATTCGGGCGAGAAAGAACCAGTTCCGATATGCGCTCATTGTCATCCAACGTGCGCTTATGTGCACGCCCAATAACTACCACACCGACCGCCGTAGTATCCAAATTTGGATAGGAGGATGAAAGGGAATCCCGACCTGTCCTCCTCAGCCAACCTCGCCACCTTTCAATCTGGTCGATACCCTCCCTCAGTTGCCCGGACGGCTCACCCCTACGCCTACCAGTGCCGCGATCCGGGTTGCCGATATTGAACAGATGAGTATCAGGACGTTGCAACTCAATTATGTACCAGGAAAGCCCTCCGCTGTTCAGGCGAGCCACCATAAAGTCAAGCTCGAATTCACGCGCAAACCAGGGGTGGGGCTTGACCCAACAACATCCTAGACCTAGGTCATCTGGAGCGACAAGATGCGGGTGAGAACCAAGAACGCGCTGCATTTCCAACTCACCCTTAGCCGCATTCAGGGTGCGGTTATAAAGCTCAAGCGGGCCGGAGTCTGTTCCTTGGTCGCAGACCCTTACAAAGCCGCTTCTCCGCAACGTTTGATCGTAGCCTCGAACAATTAAATCCCAATCCATTGCTGGCAGCTCTCCTAGCAAAGTAGAAGCTGTTACCGACGCGGCATCTTACAGCAGATACGACCACCGCGAGATAAGGCGAGCGAGCGGCACCGGTCAGGGTGCGGGCTGTCCTTCAAAGCCTCCACACCCCGACCGATCACGAAGGAGAGCGAGATGCCCAACTTTCCCCATAACCGTGCAGCGAGGAACGTGGCACCTCACGAAGGCCGAAAGCCACAGCCTCCGAGAGAGTACGAAGAAAGCACCGAGCGCTATGTGATACACCTTCCCTTCAACGCTTCAACGCTCGACGACGCCATGACTTTTGCGGCGCAGATTGCAGGCGTAATGGCGTTCGCACCCAGCGTTGAGCACACCGAAATTACTATCAGCTTGGAGGATGAGCAAAATCGACATTATCGAATAATCTGCGGCCTCAGAACAGCCGCAGGTTCTCGTTGCGATCGCCGCGAGGGCCACTTGCCCCCCTGCCTCCCCCTATAGCAGTACGAGGAGAGGGAATGCTGCCGGGCTTGATGAGGTCGATTTTGGCTAACGCAACACCCAGTCCAGCCCCATGGATAGCACGGACCGCAAGGTCGAGATTTACCTTACTGAAAAAGAACAGCGAATCAGCGATCCTTCCCGGCCTGTCCGTAGCTATTGCAAAGACGACCTTCCAGCTCTCAAAGTCTCCGACGCGAGGAACTCCCACCAATCGGCCAAGGTGCTGGAGGACGACACCCCGGTATTGCCTATTGTCCCTGAAGAGCCGCGCCGACACCGACCCCTGGGCAAAGAGATGCGAAAGAGTAGGCGACGATCGGTCCATCTTTTTTACACAAATCATTTCTTTACGCTTCGTCAGCAAATCACAGATTTCCACTTTTAGGTTCTTGCCACCTTTGGCGTAGAACAGTGACTTATCTAGCACGACATGATCGTTGCCCGCCAACGCCTCAAGGTTATATTCACCCTCATCCTCCGCCCCCGAAACCCAAGAACGAAGAGAAAGATCGCCAGTCAAATCAGGTATGCTCCGGACGCGTTCTTGCAGATTACTAAGGTGGTCTTTGTCAATACGGTACCAAGCGCCAGAGCAAGGCGCGTACACCTCCTCCCCCAACTCAATCTCAGTCACCACGTAAGGCATGAGCGAGGTCTTGACTGGCTTCTCAATTCCATCAAAATAGGCGTGCACTTGGAGAGACCTCATCGGGTCAGGAATCTCCCACCGCGACATAACCTCCAAGATGACGCTCCTGCTTAACTCACCTTGGACCTGAAGAGATTTCCTTCCCCATTTGAGAAGAAAACGGTCAGGGCTAGCCAAACGATCCGAGTCAGGGTTCATGAAATCTACTCCCTCGCCGCCAGAAAGAAGGAGTTCATCCACCTTCGCTTTAAGCTTCGAGTGGAGTTCACCTCTTGTCCGAGGGACGCGAGTGAAGTAGTCAAGGAAAGGGAACTTCTCCTTGTACTCCCGAGACTCATATGCTGCAACTACCTCATCGAGCTTCTGGGGCAACGACGTATAGCTGAACGATTTCATTGTGAGTCGCAGGGAGTCGCCACCTGCAATTCCGGTACCAATCTCTTCCGGCGGCTTGCCTTCCAGGTACCGCACAAGGTCAACCGTGGGTTCAATGCCAAGACGGTGCAGAGAGCCGGCCGACGGCATCGAAACCACTTGACTACGCCCCGACCCGGCAATCGCGCGCGTATCAACGCCTTTTAGCGCCTCAGCATCAATTACGTTCGCCGCCACCCTCAGGCCAAACCCAGCTTCAATTTTGCTTGAATCAACCGCGTGGCGACCAGTCCCATAGACAAGCAGGAATTTATGCCCATGACGCTTAACTTTGACCACCGCGCCCGTGCTTTGATTCTTAAGCCCTATTATCTCTTTAGCCTTTTGATTAAGCGCTATCAACATCAGGTCTTCCTGCCATTTCGGCACATTCACCTTAGAAGATTTTACGTGTAATCCGATTTCCAAGCCTTCGATCTCCCTGACCGCAACCTCTTTATAATCTTCATCGATTACAGCCCTCAAACCCCACTCACCCTCGTCAAGATCATCGCGAAGCTTGAACAGAACCAGATCCACTCTTCCCCCTAAAGACAAGGAACAGACCAGGTTATCGAACCAAGCGGAGCCGGAATATCCAGATAGCGGCCTTGACAACACAGTGCGGCATCTTCCGGATTTGACAGAGGAAGAGATTAGAATTCAGTCGGATTTGCGACGGGCCGTTGACGTGAGGTGAGCGCGTCAAGCGCACTCACCTCGCGAAGAGGATTCAGCCGGCAAGGTCAGCCAGGTGAGAGTTGCCGAATAGTTCTTTTGTAGATCAAGGCACCGCGCTCCGCGCGGTGCGGGGCGGCAAGCCCGGCCGGCGGTAAGCCGCCGACAGCCACCGGGACACCGCCCCATCAACCAGAGGGACCAGACCCGGCGAGGCCGTGACGGAAGCCGGCCGGTCGGACTGGTCGCGTGGTCGGGGCTTCCGGCTGCCGCACCAGTCCAACCCCGGGACTGGCTTGCCACTGGCTCATCCCATCGCGGCACGCAGCTCCACGGCCAGGACGTGCCCGGCCCT
Above is a window of Micromonospora yangpuensis DNA encoding:
- a CDS encoding Shedu anti-phage system protein SduA domain-containing protein, encoding MDWDLIVRGYDQTLRRSGFVRVCDQGTDSGPLELYNRTLNAAKGELEMQRVLGSHPHLVAPDDLGLGCCWVKPHPWFAREFELDFMVARLNSGGLSWYIIELQRPDTHLFNIGNPDRGTGRRRGEPSGQLREGIDQIERWRGWLRRTGRDSLSSSYPNLDTTAVGVVVIGRAHKRTLDDNERISELVLSRPNLMIRSYDWLARAERVRLGRGEAVQGPGWSRCGFDHDNGRFIL
- a CDS encoding DUF6119 family protein yields the protein MDLVLFKLRDDLDEGEWGLRAVIDEDYKEVAVREIEGLEIGLHVKSSKVNVPKWQEDLMLIALNQKAKEIIGLKNQSTGAVVKVKRHGHKFLLVYGTGRHAVDSSKIEAGFGLRVAANVIDAEALKGVDTRAIAGSGRSQVVSMPSAGSLHRLGIEPTVDLVRYLEGKPPEEIGTGIAGGDSLRLTMKSFSYTSLPQKLDEVVAAYESREYKEKFPFLDYFTRVPRTRGELHSKLKAKVDELLLSGGEGVDFMNPDSDRLASPDRFLLKWGRKSLQVQGELSRSVILEVMSRWEIPDPMRSLQVHAYFDGIEKPVKTSLMPYVVTEIELGEEVYAPCSGAWYRIDKDHLSNLQERVRSIPDLTGDLSLRSWVSGAEDEGEYNLEALAGNDHVVLDKSLFYAKGGKNLKVEICDLLTKRKEMICVKKMDRSSPTLSHLFAQGSVSARLFRDNRQYRGVVLQHLGRLVGVPRVGDFESWKVVFAIATDRPGRIADSLFFFSKVNLDLAVRAIHGAGLGVALAKIDLIKPGSIPSPRTAIGGGRGASGPRGDRNENLRLF